One window of the Gammaproteobacteria bacterium genome contains the following:
- a CDS encoding ISL3 family transposase, translating into MSGSETLFTAALGLSAPWQVIDIRFVPEAGEIHFDLGCQSPRLSCPACGASDQAINDRRDHTWQHLHFFQYRAFIHARLPRGGCSACGKTTQVTVPWARPGSGFTLLFEALALTLARAMPVAQVARLLGVRDARLWRVLQPLVRAARAQESFADVSRVGVDEKHIGRLGFISLFHDAGPAHRVLFGTAGKDASVFEAFACDLLARGGDPQAIQAVSMDLSKAFQAGAATHLPQAARCFDRFHLIKLANEAVEEVRRAEVKTAPELKGLRWGTLKDHRRWSRAQIDAMHGLTHSNLKTARAWRLKEALRRLFETAKAGVDAEPLLLRWVSWARRCRLTPFKRLGATVRNHLAGIVTSFRLGLSNGAAESINSKVQAAIARARGFRTHEHLMTIIYLTCGKLTHLPVPPYTRPAAVA; encoded by the coding sequence ATGTCGGGATCGGAAACCTTGTTCACAGCGGCGTTGGGGCTGTCGGCTCCGTGGCAGGTCATCGACATTCGTTTTGTGCCGGAGGCCGGCGAGATTCACTTCGACCTTGGCTGTCAGTCCCCGCGTTTGAGCTGCCCGGCCTGCGGGGCGTCGGATCAGGCGATCAATGACCGGCGGGACCATACTTGGCAACATCTGCATTTCTTCCAGTACCGCGCGTTCATCCACGCGCGTTTGCCACGGGGGGGCTGTTCGGCCTGCGGCAAGACCACGCAGGTGACGGTGCCCTGGGCGCGTCCGGGCAGTGGCTTCACGCTGCTGTTCGAGGCGCTGGCCTTGACCCTGGCGCGAGCGATGCCGGTGGCGCAGGTTGCACGCCTGCTGGGCGTGCGCGATGCCCGCTTGTGGCGGGTGCTGCAGCCGCTCGTGCGTGCAGCCCGTGCGCAAGAGTCTTTCGCGGACGTCTCGCGCGTCGGAGTGGATGAGAAGCACATCGGCCGGCTGGGCTTTATCAGCCTGTTTCACGATGCGGGGCCGGCACACCGGGTGCTGTTCGGCACCGCCGGCAAGGATGCTTCGGTGTTCGAGGCCTTCGCATGCGACCTGCTCGCCCGCGGCGGCGATCCGCAGGCGATTCAGGCGGTGTCGATGGACTTGTCCAAGGCCTTTCAGGCCGGCGCCGCAACCCATCTGCCGCAGGCTGCACGGTGCTTTGATCGCTTCCATCTCATCAAGCTGGCCAACGAGGCGGTCGAAGAAGTCCGACGCGCCGAGGTCAAGACTGCACCCGAGCTCAAAGGCCTGCGCTGGGGCACGCTCAAGGATCATCGCCGCTGGAGTCGCGCGCAGATTGATGCCATGCATGGGCTGACCCATTCGAATCTGAAAACCGCCCGCGCCTGGCGGCTCAAGGAAGCGCTGCGCCGCCTCTTCGAAACCGCCAAGGCCGGCGTCGACGCAGAGCCACTGCTCCTGCGCTGGGTGTCCTGGGCCCGGCGCTGCCGCCTGACGCCCTTCAAGCGCCTGGGCGCCACCGTGCGCAATCACCTCGCCGGCATCGTCACCAGTTTCCGGCTGGGGCTGTCCAACGGCGCCGCCGAGTCGATCAACTCCAAAGTCCAGGCGGCGATCGCCAGAGCGCGCGGATTCCGCACCCATGAACACCTGATGACGATCATCTACCTGACCTGCGGCAAGCTCACGCACCTGCCAGTACCGCCTTACACGCGGCCTGCGGCGGTCGCATGA